The following coding sequences are from one Streptomyces sp. NBC_01485 window:
- a CDS encoding phage tail tube protein: MSQQRFTRRGTTKFFFLKDIVSKELIPIRPELGGTNGTDLSPAISDIEGFAVENTPIDTPDLATEFTGNIPGEDKADNSSLTFYEDKVDNALETLLAKGTEGYVVILRKGDIPASQSMDIFPVRVGSRSSTYTTASEPAKFKVSFNVTGKPVQDVAVPAAA, translated from the coding sequence GTGTCACAGCAGCGGTTCACCCGTCGCGGCACCACGAAGTTCTTCTTCCTGAAGGACATCGTCTCGAAGGAACTGATCCCGATCCGTCCGGAGCTCGGCGGCACCAACGGGACCGACCTGTCCCCGGCCATCAGCGACATCGAGGGCTTCGCCGTCGAGAACACCCCCATCGATACACCGGACTTGGCGACCGAGTTCACCGGCAACATCCCTGGTGAGGACAAGGCCGACAACTCCAGCCTCACCTTCTACGAGGACAAGGTCGACAACGCCCTGGAGACGCTCCTCGCCAAGGGGACCGAGGGCTACGTGGTCATCCTCCGCAAGGGCGACATCCCGGCGTCGCAGTCCATGGACATCTTCCCGGTGCGCGTCGGCTCCAGGTCGAGCACGTACACGACCGCCTCCGAGCCGGCGAAGTTCAAGGTCAGCTTCAACGTGACCGGCAAGCCCGTCCAGGACGTAGCCGTCCCGGCCGCGGCCTGA
- a CDS encoding HK97 gp10 family phage protein, with the protein MASSLNPHPNAHPLAGAYSNAFQIAAQLDARAARTLPEVTATVQHYAMLLETRIKAKASGRPGPNAPTGDYRRSWTHEVSTDGLSVTAVVGTNKPQARRLEYGFVGADSLGRIYNQPPYPHVGPAVEEIRPLFIAALGDTIDDDS; encoded by the coding sequence GTGGCGTCCTCGCTGAACCCGCACCCCAACGCCCACCCTCTTGCGGGCGCCTACTCCAATGCGTTCCAGATCGCCGCGCAGCTCGACGCGAGGGCGGCGCGCACTCTGCCCGAGGTCACGGCGACCGTCCAGCACTACGCGATGCTGCTGGAGACCAGGATCAAGGCCAAGGCCAGCGGCAGGCCGGGCCCCAACGCACCCACGGGCGACTACCGGCGCTCCTGGACGCACGAGGTGTCCACGGACGGGCTCTCCGTCACGGCGGTCGTCGGCACGAACAAGCCCCAGGCCCGACGCCTGGAGTACGGCTTCGTCGGCGCCGACAGCCTGGGGCGCATCTACAACCAGCCCCCTTACCCGCACGTCGGGCCAGCTGTCGAGGAGATCCGGCCGCTGTTCATCGCCGCGCTCGGCGACACGATCGACGACGACTCGTGA